In Malassezia japonica chromosome 2, complete sequence, one DNA window encodes the following:
- the MRF1 gene encoding Peptide chain release factor 1, mitochondrial (COG:J; EggNog:ENOG503NX8M) → MLAWIGRARGALRVRPAVRYASTRADTVAELSTYMLKERDALLANPTPSAADSVKIKDLDPVHKAWTAWQEKVKSLQSTSQMCETEEDADMRELAEQEMRALEEEVAQEHGELRQKILANTSGNVGNKGAIIELKQGVGGQESCLFLSEMLRMYTKYCENRAQQAADTQDATALGAGWTTELLSATPVDVSTTSGASDALREAILQVHGEGAFNALRFEGGVHRVQRVPTTQNLGKLQTSTIAILVLPMLAENDTASDIVDPKDVKLETMRARGAGGQHVNRTESAVRLTHLPTKITVSMQDSRSQHQNRAKAWDVLRARLLDRKLRADAAENRAMRRSQVASADRSERVRTYNFPQDRVTDHRVNISLSGISSIMEGDDDGGAGLTYLIQELVERDEEQRLLGLLETYKENE, encoded by the coding sequence ATGCTAGCCTGGATAgggcgcgcgcggggcgcgctgcgcgtgcggccggccgtgcgctatgcgtcgacgcgcgcggaTACGGTAGCAGAGCTGTCAACGTACATGCTGAaagagcgcgacgctctgCTCGCGAATCCGACGCCGTCCGCGGCCGACTCGGTGAAAATCAAGGACCTCGATCCGGTGCACAAAGCCTGGACGGCGTGGCAGGAAAAGGTCAAGAGCCTGCAATCGACGTCGCAGATGTGTGAGACAGAGGAGGATGCGGATatgcgcgagctcgccgagcaggaaATGCGCGCACTCGAAGAGGAAGTCGCCCAGGAGcatggcgagctgcgccaaAAGATCCTCGCGAATACCTCGGGGAACGTGGGGAACAAGGGCGCGATCATTGAGCTGAAGCAGGGCGTTGGCGGCCAGGAGTCGTGCTTGTTTTTAAGCGAGATGTTGCGTATGTATACAAAATACTGCGAAAatcgcgcgcagcaggcggccgacacGCAGGACGCtacggcgctcggcgcaggctggACGACCGAGCTCCTGTCTGCGACACCGGTGGATGTGTCtacgacgagcggcgcgtcggatgcgctgcgcgaagCCATTCTACAAGTGCACGGCGAAGGCGCATTCAATGCTTTGCGCTTcgagggcggcgtgcaccgcgtccaGCGCGTGCCCACGACGCAGAACCTTGGCAAGCTGCAGACAAGCACGATCGCGATCCTAGTCCTTCCTATGCTCGCGGAGAACGACACAGCAAGCGACATTGTCGACCCCAAGGACGTCAAGCTCGAGAcgatgcgtgcgcgcggtgcggGCGGACAGCACGTCAACCGCACCGAGTCCGCAGTGCGCCTCACGCATCTGCCGACGAAAATCACCGTGTCGATGCAGGACTCGCGCAGCCAGCACCAGAACCGCGCCAAGGCGTGGGACGTGCTCCGTGCGCGTCTCCTCGACCGGAAACTGCGCGCGGATGCGGCCGAGAaccgcgcgatgcgccgctcgcaggTGGCAAGCGCAGatcgcagcgagcgcgtgcgcacctaCAACTTCCCCCAAGACCGCGTGACCGATCATCGCGTCAACATCTCGCTGTCGGGTATTTCGAGCATTATggagggcgacgacgacggcggcgccggcctgACCTATCTTATCCAAGAGCTCGTGGAGCGCGATGaagagcagcgcctcctcggcTTGTTGGAGACGTACAAAGAAAACGAGTAG
- a CDS encoding RING-type E3 ubiquitin transferase (EggNog:ENOG503P0AW; COG:O): protein MKFGKSYLDVLANPTFPDEWRKGAIEYNERELGTGNSPPFLKTAENSPNTFVLQANEGLAPMPNSSPRRHSWGQSSTQTSADKEALPPLMLPSGKDSPMVQNSGPTGMPAKMMLPPLMQKQKMQPVDEHDWNASHWLDVKLPKIFPEDAVSVSSSKSESSTDSDDEAEHEHNWIESDSGRRAWAEYQILGHSLHLNPQLVVHIESPDAFSRRNSPNSNASPDTPKVGMRQGSNDSTPTASKANSPVARLGKQATRMSLAEFDLGPAAQELPTIDSPSVALEKAQHETPPGFHHRRIVIPLMADERFFESLAEALRKLLQLHMVQQKALVQHVDALSATIAQVASPVNSPKDLYQWREIFSLWLEHDIFESNRESDRGELSVATSEKRLRHYMRELEKRGFLAPHSSLVVDGKKLPTKLDTWEVDATTQMNPLSDPRSIRALEHFLRLNVALVSLKRFQRLNIETVRKILKKHEKKTALHAHQSLGRMIAQMEPNALVRAAANDSLLPELDWDKASHLDILNSLSALVPIGMTTANQLSLPRILASMLTKSLLPVLPSVDDYSCLVCMSLAYQPIRLRCSHLFCIRCLVKLQKQGNDNCPLCRSIDAVKDADEHNLDSEMAAYLRQWFPQEVEEKTQENKSDRLVEERKEQEMKKKKRFARFRRRHHADDERNHDCVIV from the exons ATGAAATTTGGCAAGTCATACTTGGACGTGCTAGCCAACCCTACGTTCCCGGACGAGTGGCGCAAGGGTGCGATTGAGTACAACGAG CGAGAGCTCGG CACGGGTAACAGTCCTCCGTTCCTCAAGACGGCAGAAAACTCGCCCAACACATTTGTCTTGCAGGCCAACGAGGGTCTCGCCCCGATGCCAAATTCGAGCCCACGCAGGCACTCATGGGGACAGTCGAGCACGCAGACCTCGGCGGACAAGGAAGCACTGCCTCCTTTGATGCTGCCGAGTGGGAAGGACAGCCCTATGGTGCAGAACAGTGGACCGACGGGCATGCCTGCAAAGATGATGCTTCCTCCGCTCATGCAGAAGCAGAAGATGCAGCCTGTTGACGAGCACGACTGGAACGCTTCGCACTGGCTCGACGTCAAATTGCCCAAGATTTTCCCGGAAGATGCTGTCTCTGTCTCATCGAGTAAAAGCGAATCGAGCACGGACTCGGACGATGAGGCTGAACACGAGCACAACTGGATTGAGAGCGATTCTGGACGTCGGGCGTGGGCCGAATACCAAATCCTGGGCCACTCTCTGCACTTGAACCCGCAGCTTGTTGTGCACATTGAATCACCGGATGCGTTTAGCAGGCGCAACTCGCCCAACTCCAACGCAAGTCCAGACACACCCAAGGTCGGAATGCGGCAGGGGTCTAATGACTCTACGCCCACGGCCTCCAAAGCGAATTCGCCGGtggcgcgtctcggcaagCAGGCTACCAGGAtgtcgctcgccgagttTGATCTTGGGCCCGCTGCCCAAGAACTTCCCACGATCGAttcgccgagcgtcgcgctaGAGAAGGCGCAGCACGAAACCCCGCCAGGCTTCCACCACCGCCGTATTGTGATCCCGCTgatggccgacgagcgcttCTTTGAatcgctcgccgaggctctgcgcaagctgctgcagctgcacaTGGTCCAACAAAAGGCCTTGGTGCAGCATGTGGACGCACTCAGTGCAACGATTGCACAAGTGGCAAGCCCCGTAAACTCGCCCAAAGATCTCTATCAATGGCGCGAGATTTTCTCGTTGTGGCTCGAGCACGATATCTTTGAGAGCAACAGGGAATCGGACCGCGGTGAACTCAGTGTCGCGACGTCCGAGAAGCGTTTGCGGCATTATATGAGGGAGCTGGAGAAGCGCGGCTtcctcgcgccgcacagTTCTCTGGTTGTGGATGGGAAGAAGTTGCCGACCAAGCTGGATACATGGGAAGTGGATGCGACCACGCAGATGAATCCGCTTTCCGACCCGCGCAGCATTCGTGCTCTGGAACATTTCCTGCGCTTGAACGTGGCGCTCGTGTCTCTGAAGCGTTTCCAGCGCCTCAACATTGAGACCGTGCGCAAGATCCTCAAGAAGCACGAAAAGAAGactgcgctgcacgcgcatCAATCGTTGGGACGCATGATTGCTCAGATGGAGCCAAATGCGCTGGTCAGAGCCGCCGCCAACGACAGTCTCTTGCCTGAGTTGGACTGGGACAAGGCGAGTCATCTCGACATCCTGAATTCGCTTTCTGCGCTGGTCCCTATTGGCATGACCACGGCTAACCAGCTGTCACTTCCCCGCATCTTGGCCTCGATGTTGACCAAGTCGCTGTTGCCTGTGCTTCCAAGTGTGGATGACTACAGCTGCCTGGTTTGCATGAGCCTCGCCTACCAGCCCATCCGTCTGCGCTGCAGTCATCTGTTTTGTATCCGATGCCTGGTCAAGCTGCAGAAACAGGGCAATGACAACTGCCCGCTCTGCCGGTCTATTGACGCTGTGAAGGATGCAGACGAGCATAACCTGGACTCTGAAATGGCGGCGTACCTCCGCCAATGGTTCCCGCAGGAAGTTGAGGAAAAGACGCAAGAGAACAAGTCGGACCGTCTTGTGGAAGAACGCAAGGAACAGGAGatgaagaagaagaagcgCTTTGCTCGCTTCCGTCGCCGCCACCAtgcggacgacgagcgcaacCACGACTGCGTGATTGTGTAG
- the RLI1 gene encoding Fe-S cluster-binding ribosome biosynthesis protein (BUSCO:EOG09261127; COG:Q; EggNog:ENOG503NYJ0), with amino-acid sequence MQCVKKCPFEAINIIKLPTNLENETTHRYSANSFKLHRLPVPRVGQVLGLVGTNGIGKSTALKILAGKQKPNLGRYEDPPDWAVILKYFRGSELQNFFTKVLEDNIKALIKPQYVDNIPRALKTKATVRQLLDSKTQRNNKEEVIDACDLTPVLDRDVQNLSGGELQRFAIAMSSVQDANMYMFDEPSSYLDVKQRLNVARTIRTLLDASTYVIVVEHDLSVLDYLSDFVCCLYGVPSVYGVVTVPSPVRDGINIFLDGYIPAENMRFREESLSFKIAETADDKDIERSATYQYPKMTKKLGNFELSIDPGTFTNSEILVFLGENGTGKTTFVKMLAGKLAPDTGVDGLPQLNVSLKPQTITPKFQGTVRMLLLKQIKAAFMHPQFQTDVVKPMSIEAIIDNDVQTLSGGELQRVALVLALGKPADIYLIDEPSAYLDSEQRIQASKVIKRFILHSKKTAMIIEHDIIMATYLADRVIVYEGTPSIKAHARSPESLLTGMNSFLKTLDVSMRRDPTNLRPRINKHNSIKDKEQKSSGQYFFLED; translated from the coding sequence ATGCAGTGTGTGAAGAAGTGCCCGTTCGAGGCGATCAACATTATCAAGCTTCCAACCAACCTTGAGAACGAGACGACGCACCGCTACAGTGCGAACAGCTTCAAGTTGCACCGTTTGCCTGTACCCCGTGTCGGCCAGGTGCTGGGTTTGGTCGGTACGAACGGTATCGGCAAGAGTACTGCCCTGAAGATTCTTGCTGGTAAGCAGAAGCCGAACCTGGGTCGGTATGAGGACCCTCCAGACTGGGCTGTGATTCTGAAGTACTTCCGTGGTTCGGAGCTACAAAACTTCTTCACCAAGGTGTTGGAGGACAACATCAAGGCTTTGATTAAGCCCCAATATGTCGACAATATCCCCCGTGCCTTGAAGACCAAGGCTACGGTCAGGCAACTGCTGGATAGCAAGACTCAGCGCAACAACAAGGAGGAGGTCATTGATGCCTGTGACCTCACCCCTGTTCTGGACCGTGACGTTCAGAACCTGTCGGGTGGTGAGCTGCAGCGTTTCGCTATTGCTATGAGCTCGGTGCAGGATGCCAACATGTACATGTTCGACGAGCCGTCGTCCTACCTGGATGTGAAGCAGCGTCTGAATGTCGCGCGTACGATCCGTACGCTTTTGGATGCTAGCACCTATGTCATTGTCGTGGAGCACGACTTGTCCGTGCTTGACTACCTCAGTGACTTTGTCTGCTGTCTCTACGGTGTTCCCAGTGTGTACGGTGTGGTTACTGTGCCGAGTCCCGTGCGCGATGGTATCAACATCTTCCTGGATGGTTACATCCCTGCCGAAAACATGCGTTTCCGTGAGGAGTCACTGAGTTTCAAGATTGCCGAGACCGCAGACGACAAGGACATTGAGCGTTCTGCGACGTACCAATACCCCAAGATGACCAAGAAGCTTGGCAACTTCGAGCTCTCTATTGACCCCGGTACCTTCACCAACTCGGAGATTCTCGTGTTCTTGGGTGAGAACGGTACTGGTAAGACGACCTTTGTCAAAATGCTTGCTGGCAAGCTGGCGCCTGACACAGGCGTTGACGGCCTCCCGCAACTGAACGTGTCGCTTAAGCCGCAAACCATTACGCCCAAGTTCCAGGGCACCGTGCGCATGCTTCTCCTGAAGCAGATCAAGGCCGCCTTTATGCACCCCCAGTTCCAGACGGACGTTGTGAAGCCGATGAGCATTGAGGCGATTATTGACAACGACGTGCAGACCCTCTCGGGTGGtgagctgcagcgtgtgGCCCTGGTGCTGGCCCTTGGTAAGCCCGCCGATATCTACCTGATCGATGAGCCGAGTGCGTATCTGGACTCTGAGCAGCGTATCCAAGCCTCCAAGGTCATCAAGCGCTTCATCCTTCACTCAAAGAAGACCGCGATGATCATTGAGCACGATATTATTATGGCTACTTACCTCGCGGACCGCGTGATTGTCTACGAGGGCACTCCCTCCATCAAGGCGCATGCACGCAGCCCTGAGTCGCTGCTGACGGGTATGAACTCGTTCCTGAAGACGCTGGACGTCAGTATGCGTCGTGACCCGACCAACCTCCGTCCGCGTATCAACAAGCACAACAGTATCAAGGACAAGGAGCAAAAGTCCAGCGGCCAGTACTTCTTCCTTGAGGACTAA
- a CDS encoding uncharacterized protein (BUSCO:EOG09263817; COG:S; EggNog:ENOG503P7PF) encodes MASRGRATAGASSSEELQLWQTVRTQLKSLENARSASLAGYERLVRAQSESPTKSVEGIYNVVENCILDEQRAINNALEQIDVLTALRQASMDTSLDSRRRKRKADDIGDESLDAPALDTKSKMVAESRRTRIASNSLLKRSNSLSATDTEDRLLAQLPLQRGRKVAFCQPQRGEVLAGDDGEVWIMATVIGSINNDPHRYIVQDAEDEGTAGPTYNTTIKSIAPLPNSVDSLPPDDYRAGTRVLALYPDTSCFYNATIQGGGPAISKSTPRSKIQKRETELLHTPYQLMFDDDGADIKHVPAYLVVEHP; translated from the exons ATGGCGAGCCGGGGGCGTGCAACGGCTGGGGCGAGCTCGTCtgaggagctgcagctgTGGCAGACGGTGCGCACACAGCTCAAGAGTCTTGAAAatgcacgcagcgcgtcgctcgcgggcTACGAGCGCCTGGTGCGTGCACAGAGCGAGAGTCCGACCAAGAGCGTCGAAGGGATTTACAATGTCGTCGAGAACTGTATATTGGACGAGCAGCG TGCCATCAACAATGCGCTGGAGCAGATTGATGTGTTGACTGCGCTGAGGCAAGCATCAATGGACACGTCGCTGGACAGCCGACGACGCAAGCGCAAAGCCGACGATATCGGGGACGAGTCGCTGGACGCTCCGGCACTGGATACCAAGTCAAAGATGGTTGCCGAGAGTCGGCGCACACGCATTGCTTCGAATTCACTCCTGAAGCGGTCCAATAGCCTCTCGGCGACGGACACCGAGGATCGGCTCTTGGCGCAGCTCCCGCTGCAGCGGGGCCGCAAGGTGGCTTTCTGCCAGCCGCAGCGTGGCGAGGTGCTTGCCGGCGACGATGGAGAGGTATGGATCATGGCGACCGTGATTGGAAGCATCAACAACGATCCCCATCGCTACATTGTACAGGATGCCGAGGACGAAGGCACGGCCGGCCC GACCTACAATACCACGATCAAGTCCATTGCACCACTTCCCAACAGCGTCGATTCACTGCCGCCCGACGACTACCGCGCTGGGACGCGCGTCCTGGCACTCTATCCGGATACCAGCTGCTTTTACAATGCTACGATCCAGGGCGGGGGGCCGGCGATCTCGAAATCTACACCACGCTCCAAG ATCCAAAAGCGCGAGACGGAGCTCTTGCATACGCCGTACCAACTCATgtttgacgacgacggcgccgacATCAAGCACGTCCCTGCCTACTTGGTCGTGGAGCATCCATAG
- the SEC26 gene encoding coatomer subunit beta (BUSCO:EOG09260GKG; EggNog:ENOG503NU7Q; COG:U) yields the protein MPSDPSAYTLVASDAGYRLDLTSQELRKNLQSNNDAVKLETLRAIIVSTLNGEPHASLLMPIIQYVLPSKSKQLKKMLHFYWEVCPKYDTDGKLKQEMILMCNAIRNDLQHPNEYIRGSTLRFLQKINEPEILEPLVPTVRQCLEHRHSYVRKNAVLAILTIYQRHEHLMSDAPELIEEFLQSETDATCKRNAFVMLVHTAPERAVDYLSSVVGQVTSFDELMQLAVIELVRKVAKHDNPNQAEYVQIISELLSAPSHAVKYEAAITLAGLAHNVPAVKAVASALIDLTVQESDNNVKLIVLDRLDALRERHEHVLDPLVIDLLRVLSSTDMDVRKKVLAMVLEMLSVRTVDEVILILKKELAKTAAPSQEANTEYRQLVIKTLHACAVRFSEVAGDVMHELMNFLGDSNNPSAVEVIAFVREVVERFPNLRDDILAKLIRSFPEFRSGKVYRGALWIVGDYAMTAASVTDAMQQIRKVIGEVPILGAEERLQEQAELATSATEEGQSAPKASTTTRVRADGTYATETALTADVEKLPSKGATKPPLRSLILFGDFYTASVLAATLVKLVLRFSQLSGDETTKNALRAEAMLIMTSIIRVGHSKFVATKIDEDSEERIMTCLKILGQSTLSHDDAIAAADVFLHDTREAYAMLLQHERKKAAADGELDQKRITAEPHKQLTFRQFGTSAGSEEEIDYEAELSRATGMTKASKDDFISKLQRVVQLTGFSDPVYAEAYVDVHQFDILLDVLVVNQTDETFQNLSIELATLGDLKLVERPSSYTLAPYSYQSIKATIKVSSTETGVIFGNIVYEGAAGTGTNSSGDSRYVVLNDIHVDIMDYISPSRCTETEFRSMWTGFEWENKVNVKTNISDVREYLEHIMKSTNMACLTPEASLAGDCGFLSANLSATSLFGEDALANVSIERLDDGTIQGHVRIRSKTQGIALSLGDKITLAQKAAA from the coding sequence ATGCCTTCGGATCCTTCGGCATATACGCTAGTTGCGTCTGACGCGGGGTACCGGTTGGACCTCACTTCGCAAGAGCTGCGGAAGAACCTGCAGAGCAACAACGATGCGGTgaagctcgagacgctgcgtgcgatcATCGTGTCGACGCTCAATGGTGAGCCGCACGCATCGCTGCTCATGCCGATCATCCAATACGTGCTCCCCAGCAAGAGCAAGCAGCTTAAAAAGATGCTGCACTTCTACTGGGAAGTGTGTCCCAAGTACGACACGGACGGCAAGCTGAAGCAGGAGATGATCCTCATGTGCAATGCGATCCGTAACGATCTGCAGCACCCCAACGAGTACATCCGTGgctcgacgctgcgcttTCTGCAAAAGATCAACGAGCCCGAGATTCTCGAGCCGCTCGTCCCGACCGTGCGCCAGTGCCTTGAGCACCGTCACAGCTACGTGCGCAAGAACGCGGTGCTTGCCATTCTCACAATTTACCAGCGCCACGAGCACCTGATGAGCGATGCGCCTGAGCTTATCGAAGAGTTCCTCCAGTCCGAGACGGATGCGACGTGCAAGCGCAACGCTTTCGTGATGCTCGTGCACACTGCACCGGAGCGCGCTGTGGACTACCTGTCGAGTGTTGTCGGCCAGGTCACCTCGTTCGACGAGCTGATGCAGCTTGCTGTAATTGAACTGGTGCGCAAGGTTGCCAAGCACGACAATCCCAACCAGGCGGAATACGTGCAGATTATCTCGGAGCTgctctcggcgccgagccatGCAGTCAAGTACGAGGCGGCGATCACGCTCGCGGGCCTCGCGCACAACGTGCCGGCCGTCAAGGCGGTCGCCAGCGCGCTGATTGACCTGACGGTGCAAGAGAGCGACAACAACGTCAAGCTCATtgtgctcgaccgcctcgatgcgctgcgcgagcgccacgagcATGTCCTCGACCCGCTCGTGATtgacctgctgcgcgtgctCTCGAGCACGGATATGGACGTGCGCAAGAAGGTGCTTGCTATGGTGCTCGAGATGCtctcggtgcgcacggtcgacgaggtgatCCTCATTCTCAAGaaggagctcgccaagaccgcggcgccgtcgcaggAAGCCAACACGGAATACCGCCAGCTGGTCATCAAGACGCTGCATGCGTGCGCTGTGCGCTTCTCCGAGGTTGCCGGCGACGTGATGCACGAGCTGATGAACTTCCTCGGCGACTCGAACAACCCCAGCGCGGTCGAAGTGATTGCGTTtgtgcgcgaggtcgtcgagcgcttcccgaacctgcgcgacgacatCCTCGCGAAGCTTATCCGCTCCTTCCCCGAGTTCCGCAGCGGCAAGGTGTATCGCGGTGCGCTGTGGATTGTCGGCGACTATGCCATGacagcggcgagcgtgaCGGACGCTATGCAGCAGATCCGCAAGGTGATTGGCGAGGTGCCGATCCTTGGCGCAGaagagcgcctgcaggagcaggccgagctcgcgacgaGTGCCACGGAAGAGGGCCAGTCTGCGCCCAAGGCAAGCaccacgacgcgcgtccgcgccgacggcacCTATGCGACGGAAACTGCGCTcacggccgacgtcgagaAGCTGCCGTCCAAGGGCGCGACGaagccgccgctgcgcagcctCATCCTCTTTGGCGACTTTTACACGGCATCGGTGTTGGctgcgacgctcgtcaaGCTCGTCCTGCGCTTCTCCCAACTCTCTGGTGACGAGACGACGAAgaatgcgctgcgcgccgaggcgatgctGATCATGACGTCGATCATCCGCGTCGGCCACTCCAAGTTTGTTGCGACCAAGATCGACGAGGACTCGGAGGAGCGCATTATGACCTGCCTCAAGATCCTTGGCCAGTCGACGCTCTCGCACGACGATGCGATCGCTGCGGCGGACGTTTTCCTGCATGACACGCGTGAGGCGTACGCCATGCTcctgcagcacgagcgcaagaaggcggccgccgacggcgaaCTTGACCAGAAGCGCATCACGGCCGAGCCCCACAAGCAGCTCACCTTCCGCCAGTTTGGTACCTCGGCCGGATCCGAGGAGGAGATCGACtacgaggccgagctgaGCCGCGCGACCGGCATGACCAAGGCGTCGAAGGACGACTTTATCAGCAaactgcagcgcgtcgtgcagctcaCGGGCTTTTCGGACCCTGTGtacgccgaggcgtacgtGGACGTGCACCAGTTCGACATCCTCTTGGACGTCCTCGTGGTGAACCAGACCGACGAGACTTTCCAGAACCTGAGCATCGAgcttgcgacgctcggTGACTTGaagctggtcgagcgcccgTCATCGTACACGCTTGCGCCGTACAGCTACCAGAGCATCAAGGCGACGATCAAGGTGTCGTCGACGGAAACGGGCGTCATCTTTGGCAACATTGTCTATGAGGGCGCTGCCGGCACGGGTACGAACAGCTCGGGCGACAGCCGCTACGTCGTCCTCAACGATATCCACGTGGACATCATGGACTACATCTCGCCTTCGCGCTGCACCGAGACCGAGTTCCGCAGCATGTGGACCGGATTCGAATGGGAAAACAAGGTGAATGTCAAGACGAATATCtcggacgtgcgcgagtACCTCGAGCACATCATGAAGTCCACCAACATGGCGTGCCTGACGCCGGAGGCGAGCCTCGCCGGCGACTGCGGCTTCCTCTCGGCGAACCTTTCGGCGACCAGCTTGTtcggcgaggacgcgctcgcgaaCGTCAGCATCGAGcggctcgacgacggcacGATCCAGGGTCATGTGCGTATCCGGTCCAAGACGCAGGGTATTGCGCTGAGCCTGGGAGACAAGATCACCCTAGCACAAAAGGCCGCGGCATAG